From one Pontibacillus sp. HMF3514 genomic stretch:
- a CDS encoding CpsD/CapB family tyrosine-protein kinase, translating to MARRKKKLLNKARTLITNSNPKSPISEQYRTIRTNLQFASVDKELRTMLITSPGPSEGKSMTASNVATVFAQQGKKVLLIDADLRKPTVHYTFRADNTKGLSTYLVGRGGLSDSISESHIEHLDVMPSGPIPPNPAEILGSQAMNTLIREAQQHYDLVIFDTPPVLAVTDSQILANACDGVLLVVRSKQTENEAAEKAKELLEKAQAKLLGVVLNGKDIKKSNYYYYYGSTN from the coding sequence TTGGCGCGTAGAAAGAAAAAATTATTAAATAAAGCACGTACACTCATTACAAATAGCAATCCAAAGTCCCCAATATCTGAACAATATCGAACTATCAGAACAAATCTGCAATTTGCATCTGTAGATAAAGAATTACGAACGATGCTAATTACTTCACCAGGGCCATCAGAAGGAAAATCGATGACAGCTTCAAATGTGGCAACCGTATTTGCTCAACAAGGAAAGAAGGTGCTCCTTATTGATGCGGATTTACGAAAGCCAACGGTGCACTATACGTTCCGGGCGGATAACACAAAAGGTTTAAGTACTTATCTAGTTGGCCGTGGAGGGTTATCCGACTCCATATCAGAAAGTCACATTGAACATCTAGATGTAATGCCAAGTGGACCGATTCCACCGAATCCTGCTGAGATACTAGGGTCACAGGCAATGAATACGTTAATTCGAGAAGCCCAACAGCATTATGATCTAGTTATCTTTGATACCCCCCCAGTATTAGCAGTTACAGATTCTCAAATTTTAGCCAATGCATGTGATGGTGTCCTTTTAGTTGTGCGAAGCAAACAAACGGAGAATGAAGCGGCTGAAAAAGCCAAGGAACTACTTGAAAAAGCGCAAGCAAAACTATTAGGTGTGGTTTTAAACGGAAAAGACATTAAAAAGAGTAATTACTATTATTATTATGGAAGTACAAATTAA
- a CDS encoding YveK family protein has protein sequence MEETISLKEIFEVLKKRMLLIISLIIIATVTSGLISYFYLTPIYQSTSQFLVNQNEQEQNMNYNVNDIRTNVELINTYNVIIKSPAILDDVIAELDLNMSNDQLKDKLQVSSEQNSQVVTVTATDPDPVQAAAIANATVEIFQSKIPTLMNVNNVHILSQAVVGTNPQPVKPQPLLNIAIAFVVGAMVGVGLAFLLEYMDNTIKNESDVEQILGVPVLGVISNISEQDLGEHRTTRSKTGTRSSGGESLGA, from the coding sequence ATGGAAGAAACCATCTCGCTTAAGGAGATCTTTGAAGTATTAAAGAAACGAATGCTTTTAATTATATCGCTTATTATTATAGCAACAGTAACGAGTGGATTAATTAGTTACTTCTATTTAACACCAATCTATCAATCTACTTCACAGTTTCTAGTGAACCAAAATGAACAAGAACAAAATATGAACTACAACGTAAATGATATTCGTACCAATGTCGAGTTGATCAATACATATAATGTCATTATTAAGAGCCCGGCTATACTAGATGATGTTATAGCTGAATTGGATTTAAACATGTCGAATGATCAACTGAAAGATAAACTACAAGTATCAAGCGAACAAAACTCACAAGTTGTAACTGTAACAGCCACTGATCCAGATCCCGTTCAAGCAGCAGCAATCGCAAATGCAACCGTTGAAATCTTTCAAAGCAAAATCCCTACCCTGATGAATGTAAATAATGTTCATATCCTTTCTCAGGCCGTTGTAGGTACCAACCCGCAGCCTGTAAAGCCGCAACCTTTATTAAATATTGCGATCGCATTTGTAGTTGGGGCTATGGTGGGGGTTGGACTAGCCTTTTTATTAGAGTATATGGATAATACGATTAAGAACGAATCAGATGTTGAACAAATCCTAGGTGTGCCTGTACTTGGTGTAATCTCTAACATAAGCGAACAAGACCTTGGAGAACACCGAACAACTAGATCCAAAACAGGAACTCGTTCATCAGGAGGTGAATCCCTTGGCGCGTAG